The sequence GCCGGGGCGCTCGCCGCGGCCGGTCTGCGGTGGACCGCGTCGCTGGACGCGGCGCCGGGCTCCAGCGTCGTCTGCGTCGTCTCCGGGGGCAACAACGATGTCTCCCGCTATGCCGACATCGTCGAGCGGGCGCTGGTGTTCGAGGGATTGAAGCACTACTTCCTGGTCGAGTTCCCGCAGAAGCCGGGCGCCCTGCGCGGTTTCCTCGACGAGGTGCTCGGTCCCGATGACGACATCACCCACTTCGAGTACACCAAGAGCAACAACCGGGAGACCGGTCCGGCGCTGGTCGGGATCGAACTGGGACGGGCGGCGGATCTGTCGTCCCTGCAGCAGCGGATGCGCGACTCCCACCTGCGGGTGGAGAAGGTGGATCCCGACAGTCCGCTGTTCGGGTTCATGCGTCGGTGAGCTGCTGGGTTACTGTGCCGCTGTGATGAATGTCCTGTCTGCCGAACATGAGAAGTGAACGTGTCCAACGACAATCCCACCGGTGACCAGCCGGAACCGAAGACCGAACAGCCCACGGCCGAGAAAGCCGCCGCGTCGAAGACGACCGCCGGCAAGGGGGTGAGGTCGACCCGTACCTCGACGACCCGTACCTCCTCGACCCGTTCCGGCTCGGCCAAGACGACCAAGGCCGATCCGCGCAAGAAGAAAAAGAAGAAGAAGAAAAAGAAGAAGATCGAGAAGATCGGCCCGTTCACACCGAAGCAGTGGCTGGTCGTGGGCCCCGTCGGGCTGCTCGCGCTGCTGGTGATCGCCGCACTCGCCGTGCTCGGGGTACGCGCCCTGCTGAGCAGCGAGTCGGTGGCCGCCTTCGTCCAGCTATACCCCGGTGAGTACCACCTGCCCGAGTCCGCACCGGTCGGCCTGCCGGCCTGGCTCGGCTGGCAGCATGCCTTCAACGTCTTCCTGATCGTGCTGATCATCCGGTCCGGACTGCAGGTGCGCTACCAGCGCAAACCACCGGCGTACTGGAAGTCCCGCTGGGGCGGCGACAAGATCAGCATCAACCTCTGGTTCCACCAGACGCTCGACGTGTTGTGGGTGCTGAACGGTGCGATCTTCGTCGTGCTGCTGTTCGTCACCGGTCAGTGGATGCGGATCGTACCGACCAGCTGGGAGGTCTTCCCGAACGCTTTGAGCGCACTGTTGCAGTACGTCTCGTTGGACTGGCCGACGGAGAACGGCTGGGTCAACTACAACTCGTTGCAGCAGTTGGCCTACTTCACCACCGTCTTCGTCGCCGCACCGCTGGCGGTGATCACCGGGGTACGGATGAGCGGGTTCTGGCCGAAGCAGAATGCCCGGCTGAACGCGCTCTACAAGGTGGAATGGGCGCGGAAGGTGCACTTCCCGGTGATGCTCTACTTCGTCGTGTTCATCATCATCCACGTCTTCTTGGTGTTCGCGACCGGGGCACTGCGGAACCTGAACCACATGTACGCCGCCCAGGGCTCCACCGATCCCAATGCCTATGCGCAGAACTGGACCGGTTTCTGGTTCTTCTTCGCCTCCCTGGTGGTGATCGTCGCCGCCTGGTTGCTCGCCCGACCGATGCTGCTGGCCCCGGTGGCCCGGTTGCTGGGTACGGTCAGCTCGCGCTGACCTGCCCGCGGGCGGCGGTCCGAGCGGGCACCGCCCGCATCGGTAGCTCTGATCGGGCGTGGGTGGCTGATCGGGCGTGGGTGGCTGATCGGGGGTCGTCGGCTCTCGCGCGGGTGGGTAGCGTTGGTGGGAGACCGGGAGCACACGGTTCCCGGGTGAGGAAAGGTCCGAACATGCCGTACGAGGCCGTCAAGGAAGTTGCCTACACCACCGCTGCCACCGCCAAGGGCGGGCGTGAGGGCACAGTCAAGAGCGCGGACGGAGTGATCGATCTGCCGCTGGGCAAACCGGGCAGCAAGACCAATCCGAAGGCCAACCCGGAGACCCTGTTCGCCGCCGGTTACGCCGCCTGCTTCTCCGGCGCACTGAACGCCATGGCAGCACAGGAGGGGCTGGACACCAGCGATTCGACCGTCACCGCCGAGGTCACCTTCGGCAAGACCGACACCGGCTTCGGTCTGGCCGTGGCCCTGACCGCCGACATCCCCGGGGTGGACGCCGACAAGGCCGCCGAGCTGGTGGAGAAGGCGCATCAGTTCTGCCCTTACTCCAAGGCCACCCGCGGCAACATCGATGTGACCGCCTCGGTCGCCTCCTGAGCCGACTTCCGCACACGCCACCGATGTGGCACCGCTCGGGCGACACGCCCGAGCGGGCGATGCCGACCATGATCGGCGCCACGTCGGTGGTGATGCCGCTCGGGTTGCTCCCCGAGCCTGGCCGGTCGCTGCGGGCTTCGGCTTTCGCCCCACCTCGAGGCCGACGGACTGTTAGTTTCAGTCTGTCCACGCCGCTGAGAGAACAGCTGCCGGCGCCGAAGTCTCGGAACCGGTGGCTGGATGGGAAGTCATGTCCGCACCTGCGACCATTAACCCACCGGCCGGAGGCACCGCGCCCGGGGTGGAGATCAACTGGCCGGTGCTGATCGTCAGCGCGGCGATCATCCTGCTGATCGCGATCCTGGCGATCATCGCACCGGAGACCACCCAGACCGTGATCTACGCGATCGTCGACTGGGTGTCGACCAACTTCGGTTGGTACTACGTACTCACCGCCACCGTGATCGTCGGATTCGTGCTCTACATGGCGCTCAGCCGATTCGGTCGGGTACGACTGGGGCCGGACCACTCCCGTCCGGTGTTCAATCTCTTCACCTGGACGGCGATGCTCTTCGCTGCCGGGATCGGCATCGACCTGATGTTCTTCTCGGTCGCCGAACCGGTCACCCAGTACATCCAGCCGCCGACCGCCTACGACTCCACCGGCGCCCAGCCCGAAAGCATCGCCGCGGCCCGGCAGGCGGTCGTCTGGACCCTCTTCCACTACGGCATCACCGGCTGGGCGATGTATGCCCTGCTCGGTGTGGGCTTCGCCTACTTCGCCTACCGCAAGGGCTGGCCGTTGAGCCTGCGCTCGATGCTGCGACCGATCTTCGGCCGCCGGATGGACGGCTGGGTCGGGCACAGTGTCGACATCGCCGCCGTCCTCGGTGCCGTCTTCGGTATCGCCACCTCGCTGGGCATCGGCGTGGTCCAGTTGAACTACGGCCTGTACCTGATGTTCGGCATCCCGGAGGGTACGGCCGCGCAGATCGCGCTGATCGTGCTCTCGGTGGTGATGGCCACCATCTCCAGCGTGTCCGGTGTGGAGAAGGGGATCCGGCGACTGTCGGAGCTGAACGTGATCATGGCGATCATCTTGTTGCTCTACGTCCTGTTCATGGACAAGACGCAGTTCCTGATGAACGCGCTGGTGATGAACATCGGTGACTTCGTCTCCCGCTACCCGGCGATGATGATGGAGACCTTCGCCTTCGAGCAGGCCGAGTTCGCCGGTCTCCCACTGCCGTTCGACACCGGCTTCATGACCGGCTGGATGGGCGGTTGGACGCTGTTCTTCTGGGCCTGGTGGATCGCCTGGGCGCCGTTCGTCGGACTGTTCCTGGCCCGGATCTCCCGCGGCCGGACGATCCGGCAGTTCGTGACCGGTGTCCTAGTGGTGCCGTTCATGTTCATCCTGATCTTCATCTCCATCTTCGGCAATGCCTCCCTGGGCCTGGTCGCCGGTGGTGACGCCGCCTTCGGCGAGGTGGCGATGAACACCCCCGAGCGCGCCTTCTACTCTCTGCTCGAGGCCTACCCCGCG comes from Naumannella halotolerans and encodes:
- the betT gene encoding choline BCCT transporter BetT; its protein translation is MSAPATINPPAGGTAPGVEINWPVLIVSAAIILLIAILAIIAPETTQTVIYAIVDWVSTNFGWYYVLTATVIVGFVLYMALSRFGRVRLGPDHSRPVFNLFTWTAMLFAAGIGIDLMFFSVAEPVTQYIQPPTAYDSTGAQPESIAAARQAVVWTLFHYGITGWAMYALLGVGFAYFAYRKGWPLSLRSMLRPIFGRRMDGWVGHSVDIAAVLGAVFGIATSLGIGVVQLNYGLYLMFGIPEGTAAQIALIVLSVVMATISSVSGVEKGIRRLSELNVIMAIILLLYVLFMDKTQFLMNALVMNIGDFVSRYPAMMMETFAFEQAEFAGLPLPFDTGFMTGWMGGWTLFFWAWWIAWAPFVGLFLARISRGRTIRQFVTGVLVVPFMFILIFISIFGNASLGLVAGGDAAFGEVAMNTPERAFYSLLEAYPAAPLVIGIATLVGLLFYVTSADSGALVLANFTSDIPDAKSDGDTRLRIFWSVATGLLTLGMLIVGGVSTLQGATLIIGLPFSVVMYLVMFSLYRALRREVQHADGYRQALSGTIGAVAGREFSWRQRLRRATGFPSRNQVSKYMTETAVPSLKEVAAEFRASGAEVSVDVSEVPDAGVMQAELHVEMPEAEPFNYQIWPVSGPTPSFAFRVASEADRYYRLEVFTANGSRGYDVYGYTAEQLIADVIAHYESHLEYLRLAQRSPVDADEHKTMDWKDDFSSTE
- a CDS encoding organic hydroperoxide resistance protein: MPYEAVKEVAYTTAATAKGGREGTVKSADGVIDLPLGKPGSKTNPKANPETLFAAGYAACFSGALNAMAAQEGLDTSDSTVTAEVTFGKTDTGFGLAVALTADIPGVDADKAAELVEKAHQFCPYSKATRGNIDVTASVAS
- a CDS encoding cytochrome b/b6 domain-containing protein; this translates as MSNDNPTGDQPEPKTEQPTAEKAAASKTTAGKGVRSTRTSTTRTSSTRSGSAKTTKADPRKKKKKKKKKKKIEKIGPFTPKQWLVVGPVGLLALLVIAALAVLGVRALLSSESVAAFVQLYPGEYHLPESAPVGLPAWLGWQHAFNVFLIVLIIRSGLQVRYQRKPPAYWKSRWGGDKISINLWFHQTLDVLWVLNGAIFVVLLFVTGQWMRIVPTSWEVFPNALSALLQYVSLDWPTENGWVNYNSLQQLAYFTTVFVAAPLAVITGVRMSGFWPKQNARLNALYKVEWARKVHFPVMLYFVVFIIIHVFLVFATGALRNLNHMYAAQGSTDPNAYAQNWTGFWFFFASLVVIVAAWLLARPMLLAPVARLLGTVSSR